The Pseudanabaena sp. FACHB-2040 nucleotide sequence CCTTAAAAGCTGCGATCGCGCATTAACTATCATCACTTTTCAGGTAACTAAATACATATCTTGCACATTCACAGGAATCTTCCCTGTCTTGTCAGCATCTGAACGAACTGACGCTAGAGACTATGATTTCAAAAGCCAATTACCCGGTATTCGGCTGTGAGGAATGCCTTCTCGTTGGCGATCGCTGGGTACATTTAAGAATTTGTCAAACCTGCGGCAAAATGCTGTGCTGCGACTCGTCTAAAAATCAACACGCTCGTCATCATTACGAAGAAAGCGGACACGCGGTGATCAGTTCAGCCGAATTGGGAGAACAATAGCTGTAGTGTTTTGCCGACGAACAACAGAAGAACTATTGATACACGCCCCTTTTCTACTCACGAGGAAACCATGATGTCAAATCAGCCTGCCCCAATAGATATTTGGCCGAGTTTACCCCTGGACGCATGGCAGGATACCTATGCCACCCT carries:
- a CDS encoding UBP-type zinc finger domain-containing protein, yielding MSCQHLNELTLETMISKANYPVFGCEECLLVGDRWVHLRICQTCGKMLCCDSSKNQHARHHYEESGHAVISSAELGEQ